The Candidatus Margulisiibacteriota bacterium sequence TAAAAAACCGGTCAAGGCGTAGTTAGAGTTGTCAGTCCGGCTTTGACGCAGGCCGTTTTCAGCCGGCCATCCAGCGTGCCGACCGTGGCGCGTTTGCGCAGGGCTAGTTCAAGATAGGCAGCGTCATAAGCCGTTAGATCATATATTCTGGTTGCTTCCAATAATTTTTCCGTATATGCGCCGCCAAAACTACTGTCCGTCAAAAAGGAATAATTCAACAGGCATTGATTCAGTCTAAAAACTTCAGCCCAGCTCAGGCGTCTGCGCGCCACATTATTTTTGAATATATTGGCCATTTCACACCACCAGATTTGCGGCACATAAACTTCTTCGTCTGCGATAACTTCCAGAAAAATTTTTTCCAATTCCGCCGTCTTTTCGTCTGGCAGCATACATGACGCGCAAAACGAAGAGTCTAGAACGTATATCATGGCCGGCCTGTCCGAATATCCGCCAATAAACTGCGGAGCGTGTAAGGCTTTCTGGCCTGGCGTCCTATGGCAAACAATTCCTTTATCACTTCTTGACGATCAGGCGTTTTGTCGACAAGCGGAACAATTTTCGCCACGGGTCTGCCGCGCTTGGTCACAATATAGTCCTGACCGCTCTGCACGTCCTCAAGTATTTGAGAGAAATGGGTTTTGGCTTCAAAGGCCCCAATGCTTGGCATATTCAACACCTCTACAAACTAGTTTATCAAACTAGTTTGTTTGTGTCAAGCAATTAAGGAGTCAGATTAGTCTCAATATGCTTCGCAACTTATTCACCAAGAAAGATTTATTCCACATTCGGCGTAGCAACTTCCGGCTGCGGCGGCGGCGGGGCTGGTTTTGGCTCGATCGCGTAAGCAACATTCACCCTGGACGTAAAACTCACTTTGCCATCCGGCGGAGAAAAGCTGTCGCTTGCGACTTCTTTCATTAACGCCATGCTGTTCATACCCGCGGCGCGGCTGTAGTAAGAGCCCGTCTCTTCAATAGAGACCGGCTGCACCAATTTCACATTAAAGCTCTCCGCCATATGTCCGGCTTTGAGCTGCGCGTTTTCCATGGCGCGTTTCAAGGCTTCCCGTTTGGCCGCAGATTGATCTTGCAAAGTGTAATCGATATTTTCCACGCGGTTCGCGCCGCCTTTGACCGCCACATCGACCACTTTGCCCATTTGCTGCACTTGATGCAGCTTGATGCTCAAACGAATATAGGCGCGGTATTTGTCGATCTCCGGCGTTTCCTGAACATAGCCCGCCGTTTTTTGCTGCTTATAAAGCGGATAGAGCGAATAGCCGTCGGTGCGCAGCTGCTCTTGAGGAATATCCAGCGGCTCGAGGTTTTTCAGGACAGCGGACAGCGCTTTGCGCAAAGCGTCCTGCGCTTCCTCGGCGGTCAGGCCGTCCCGCTGCACGCTGAGATTGACGAGCACGGTATCCGGCAGAATTTCGTAAACGCCTTCGCCGTAAGTCGCCAGAGTATTGCGCTCCGGCACGTCAACCGCCAGCAAAAACGCCAGCGTCAGAAACAAAATTATAATTTTTTTCATGGCTTTTCCCCTTATCTTTTCGTTTATTATATATTAAAATAATTTTATGGCCAATATCTTAATCGTGGACGACGAAGTCAATATTATCAAAATGTTTAAACTGACTCTGGAAATGCTGGGGCATACTGTGCGCAGCGCGGCGCAGGGCCGGGCAGCGTTG is a genomic window containing:
- a CDS encoding SIMPL domain-containing protein (The SIMPL domain is named for its presence in mouse protein SIMPL (signalling molecule that associates with mouse pelle-like kinase). Bacterial member BP26, from Brucella, was shown to assemble into a channel-like structure, while YggE from E. coli has been associated with resistance to oxidative stress.), with protein sequence MKKIIILFLTLAFLLAVDVPERNTLATYGEGVYEILPDTVLVNLSVQRDGLTAEEAQDALRKALSAVLKNLEPLDIPQEQLRTDGYSLYPLYKQQKTAGYVQETPEIDKYRAYIRLSIKLHQVQQMGKVVDVAVKGGANRVENIDYTLQDQSAAKREALKRAMENAQLKAGHMAESFNVKLVQPVSIEETGSYYSRAAGMNSMALMKEVASDSFSPPDGKVSFTSRVNVAYAIEPKPAPPPPQPEVATPNVE
- a CDS encoding type II toxin-antitoxin system VapC family toxin, whose product is MIYVLDSSFCASCMLPDEKTAELEKIFLEVIADEEVYVPQIWWCEMANIFKNNVARRRLSWAEVFRLNQCLLNYSFLTDSSFGGAYTEKLLEATRIYDLTAYDAAYLELALRKRATVGTLDGRLKTACVKAGLTTLTTP
- a CDS encoding type II toxin-antitoxin system prevent-host-death family antitoxin produces the protein MPSIGAFEAKTHFSQILEDVQSGQDYIVTKRGRPVAKIVPLVDKTPDRQEVIKELFAIGRQARKPYTLRSLLADIRTGRP